From a single Gavia stellata isolate bGavSte3 chromosome 37, bGavSte3.hap2, whole genome shotgun sequence genomic region:
- the LOC104259947 gene encoding LOW QUALITY PROTEIN: transmembrane protein 121 (The sequence of the model RefSeq protein was modified relative to this genomic sequence to represent the inferred CDS: deleted 2 bases in 1 codon), with product MLLGPGMHACTGRAPSAKKQEFRMVPPPPVSKPHVCLSTVLIMTSLVLMDAYLVEQSQGSKKLGICVMVAVGDVCFLLVLRYVAIWVGAEVKTAKRGYAMILWFLYVFVLEIKVYFVYQNYKADRKSLDLIARKALTLLLSICIPALYMLLVATEHMEYVRTFKKKEDLRNRLFWVIVDVLDVLDIQANLWEPQKKGLPLWAEGIMFFYCYILLLVLPCVSLCEISMQGIGIMPHRMMLYPMLSMLTVNITTIFIRGSNMVFFRDTRVSGIFMGKNMLAIGLKVCTFVQYQQHRHHATLGPDLALQHNTQAQPSPGLLKSQDQPTCPEELAQDNT from the exons ATGCTTCTGGGCCCGGGGATGCACGCCTGCACAGGACGC GCTCCCTCGGCCAAAAAGCAGGAGTTCAG GATGGTTCCCCCACCACCTGTCAGCAAGCCCCACGTGTGCCTCTCCACCGTGCTCATCATGACCAGCCTCGTCCTCATGGATGCCTACCTGgtggagcagagccagggctcCAAGAAGCTGGGCATCTGTGTCATGGTGGCAGTGGGTGACGTGTGCTTCCTGCTGGTGCTTCGCTACGTGGCCATCTGGGTCGGGGCAGAGGTAAAGACAGCTAAGCGGGGCTACGCCATGATCCTCTGGTTCCTTTATGTCTTCGTTCTGGAGATCAAAGTCTACTTTGTATACCAGAACTATAAAGCTGACCGGAAGAGTCTGGATCTCATAGCCCGCAAAGCACTGACCTTGCTGCTCTCCATCTGCATCCCAGCCCTCTACATGTTGTTGGTGGCCACAGAGCACATGGAGTATGTCAGGACAttcaagaagaaagaagatCTCCGCAACCGCCTCTTCTGGGTCATTGTGGACGTGCTGGATGTGCTGGACATCCAGGCCAACCTGTGGGAGCCCCAGAAGAAGGGGCTGCCGCTCTGGGCTGAGGGCATCATGTTCTTCTACTGCTACATCTTGCTCCTGGTCCTCCCTTGTGTGTCCCTCTGCGAGATCAGCATGCAAGGGATTGGCATCATGCCGCACCGGATGATGCTGTACCCCATGCTGAGCATGCTCACGGTCAACATCACCACCATCTTTATCCGAGGCAGCAACATGGTCTTCTTCAGGGACACCCGGGTCTCCGGCATCTTCATGGGCAAGAACATGCTGGCCATTGGGCTGAAGGTCTGTACGTTTGTGCAGTACCAGCAGCACCGGCACCACGCGACCCTGGGGCCAGACCTGGCCCTGCAGCACAACACCCAggcccagccctccccagggctgctcaAGTCCCAGGACCAGCCTACCTGCCCTGAGGAGCTGGCCCAGGACAACACGTGA